A genomic stretch from Argiope bruennichi chromosome 2, qqArgBrue1.1, whole genome shotgun sequence includes:
- the LOC129961740 gene encoding uncharacterized protein LOC129961740, whose protein sequence is MTHTFKPSPVHGAGATLFMNEHCSDITIIITEDCTVWRFPAHSTVLAAQSIVFHRMLDSDFIEKKTQEIVLQDVTPGTLKKLLRYMYLGDAILEDWKEAIELLKAAHKYQMESLVQKCAQYLQDHIDLTNVCYIYSKAVTYTLSPLGNICLEIILGTGCIVLRSQGFEYLNKESVMAVISSYSLNVDGEMCVVNALLRWAVMECCRQNKPLTEESIVEIMVPFRKYLCTRSINSDELHTLPQFLHAEINSYHSRQSFCVTSHLLDYAKRVTLQLIDLDCLADNVTNFTCFRFLADHSMFLISVHLVTVTSFLTSNNYVVLVSEAGNSNTTVFELNLAEVTEITTSLPGASSKPMFETEVMLKKPVLLQPQTVYRLSLRSNSRSLKPSQCHIQFPKTGLIPSKAGSRSDVVPFTILTDSIWGVTKLVYLTAPVPEKEIFKFRLQK, encoded by the exons ATGACACATACCTTCAAGCCCTCGCCTGTACATGGAGCAGGTGCTACTCTTTTTATGAATGAACACTGTAGTGATATAACTATCATTATTACTGAAGATTGTACAGTTTGGAGATTTCCTGCTCACAGCACTGTTCTCGCTGCTCAAAGCATTGTTTTCCATCGGATGCTTGATAGtgactttattgaaaaaaagactCAAGAAATTGTTTTGCAGGACGTGACTCCAGGCACACTAAAAAAGTTACTAAG atatatgtaCTTGGGTGATGCCATTTTGGAAGACTGGAAAGAAGCAATTGAGTTGTTAAAAGCAGCTCACAAATATCAAATGGAATCACTTGTTCAAAAATGTGCTCAGTATCTTCAAGACCATATTGATCTCACAAATGTTTGTTACATTTACAGTAAAGCTGTTACCTATACTTTGAGTCCTTTag gtaatatttgtttagaaattatcTTGGGGACTGGTTGCATTGTTTTAAGAAGCCAAGGATTTGAGTATTTAAATAAGGAATCAGTTATGGCTGTAATCTCCAGTTACAGTCTTAATGTAGATGGAGAAATGTGCGTGGTTAATGCTTTACTACGTTGGGCTGTAATGGAGTGCTGCCGTCAAAATAAACCTCTTACTGAGGAAAGTATTGTAGAAATAATGGTACCATTCCGAAAATATCTTTGCACTAGAAGTATTAACAGTGATGAATTACATACCTTACCTCAATTTTTGCATGCTGAAATCAATAGCTACCACTCAAGGCAAAGTTTTTGTGTAACATCTCATCTTCTTGATTATGCCAAAAGAGTGACTTTGCAATTAATTGATTTAGATTGCTTAGCTGATAATGTTACTAATTTTACTTGTTTCAGATTTCTTGCTGATCATTCTATGTTTTTAATTAGTGTTCATTTAGTAACTGTAACATCTTTCTTAACTTCAAATAATTATGTAGTTCTTGTAAGTGAAGCTGGGAATTCAAACACCACCGTGTTTGAATTGAACCTAGCTGAAGTCACTGAAATCACTACAAGCCTTCCTGGTGCAAGTTCTAAGCCTATGTTTGAGACTGAAGTAATGCTCAAAAAGCCTGTTCTCCTTCAGCCGCAAACTGTCTACAGACTTAGTCTTCGAAGCAACAGTCGCTCATTGAAACCTAGTCAATGTCATATCCAGTTTCCTAAGACTGGATTAATACCTAGCAAGGCAGGATCTCGTTCTGATGTAGTACCATTTACAATACTTACTGATTCAATTTGGGGTGTGACAAAGTTAGTGTATCTTACTGCACCTGTTCcagaaaaggaaattttcaaatttcgtttACAAAAGTaa